A single window of Mugil cephalus isolate CIBA_MC_2020 chromosome 1, CIBA_Mcephalus_1.1, whole genome shotgun sequence DNA harbors:
- the lratb.2 gene encoding lecithin retinol acyltransferase b, tandem duplicate 2 translates to MFPLELLALIFIAASTPLEEKKKKKKKKEEEEVVESKYDLVFRRGDLLEVPRTLFTHFGIYLGGGRVAHFIPDILPVVTDDQRRIREMVTNTRLILGVLAKCGSVRVDGVEDFAYGSEILINPLDKVCSRPALPGEDVAMRAEKLQGDVPYSLLWYNCEHFVMYCRYGTAMSFQTFQFCKTVRRLLLSRRVAKATVMLALSLLLYLRAATAASTLGATLLPFLIWMAS, encoded by the exons ATGTTTCCTCTGGAGCTCCTCGCTCTCATCTTCATCGCCGCCTCCACGccgctggaggagaagaagaagaagaagaagaagaaagaggaggaggaggtggtggagagtAAATACGACCTGGTCTTCAGGAGAGGAGATCTGCTGGAGGTCCCCAGGACTCTGTTCACTCACTTTGGGATTTACCTGGGAGGAGgcag agTGGCTCATTTCATCCCAGACATCCTTCCCGTCGTCACTGACGACCAGCGTCGGATCAGAGAGATGGTCACCAACACCAGACTCATCCTGGGAGTTCTGGCCAAG TGCGGCAGCGTGAGAGTGGACGGCGTGGAGGACTTCGCCTACGGATCAGAGATACTCATCAACCCCTTGGACAAG GTGTGCAGCCGTCCAGCGCTGCCGGGGGAGGACGTGGCCATGAGGGCGGAGAAGCTGCAGGGAGACGTCCCCTACAGCCTCCTCTGGTACAACTGTGAGCACTTCGTCATGTACTGCAGATACGGCACCGCCATGAGCTTCCAGACCTTTCAG tTCTGTAAGACGGtgaggaggctgctgctgagCCGGCGCGTTGCCAAGGCGACGGTGATGCTGGCGCTGAGCTTGCTGCTGTATCTGAGGGCGGCGACGGCCGCCTCCACCCTGGGGGCCACGCTGCTGCCCTTCCTCATCTGGATGGCGTCATGA
- the LOC125010096 gene encoding lecithin retinol acyltransferase-like produces the protein MLDTLTFLLEKLFLLAHIKLSSLLPPPARERGDPPPASRQQQQQQPPPHSFQRGDLLEVPRTLFTHFGIYLGENRVAHLIPDILPALTSDARHIQEMVTNTRLLLGVLSKRASVRVDSVEDFAYGAGILLNAMDRAVRPSPLPGEEVARRAERLLGSVSYSLLWNNCEHFVTHCRYGSAQSLQTDKFCEWLKSLIRDRRNVLLTALLGVLSMACLGVSSGTALPALFIPFTLWMAS, from the exons ATGCTGGACACGCTCACCTTCCTCCTGGAGAAGCTCTTCCTCCTCGCCCACATCAAGCTCTCcagcctcctgcctcctccgGCCAGGGAGCGCGGAGACCCGCCGCCCGCCagccggcagcagcagcagcagcagccgccgccgcaCAGCTTCCAGCGGGGCGACCTGCTCGAGGTGCCCAGGACCCTCTTCACGCACTTCGGCATCTACCTGGGCGAGAACCGGGTGGCGCACCTCATCCCGGACATCCTGCCGGCGCTCACCTCCGACGCCCGCCACATCCAGGAGATGGTGACCAACACGCGGCTGCTGCTCGGGGTCCTGTCCAAGCGCGCCAGCGTCCGCGTCGACTCCGTGGAGGACTTCGCGTACGGAGCCGGGATCCTCCTCAACGCCATGGACCGCGCCGTGCGCCCGAGCCCGCTGCCCGGGGAGGAGGTGGCCCGGCGGGCGGAGCGGCTCCTCGGCTCCGTGTCCTACAGCCTCCTGTGGAACAACTGCGAGCACTTTGTCACGCACTGCCGCTACGGGAGCGCGCAGAGCCTGCAGACCGACAAG ttctgTGAGTGGCTGAAGTCTCTGATCCGGGACCGGAGGAACGTTCTCCTGACGGCGCTGCTGGGCGTCCTGTCCATGGCGTGTCTGGGAGTGTCCTCCGGCACCGCCCTGCCCGCCCTCTTCATCCCCTTCACCCTGTGGATGGCCAGCTAA